In Methanomicrobium antiquum, one DNA window encodes the following:
- a CDS encoding ribose-phosphate diphosphokinase: MKIVSNERSQVLAAKTAAICGLDLVPVEFKKFPDGELYLKTGKRDEKTVIIASITDSDSFIQTLLLADACEESEITLVIPYMGYARQDKKFNDGEAVSARAVARALSQNVSKIYTINTHEKENLSFFKVPAEDLTLAPYMCRYIETLNLKEPLIIAPDAGAAAFAKSVAAEMDFDCDHLQKTRLSGTEVTMQPKDLDVNERSVVIVDDIISTGATLANAAAMLKNQGAAEVHTACVHGVFAAGGFAKLFSAGLASLASSDTIESASSKISADECIKKAILG, encoded by the coding sequence ATGAAAATAGTCAGCAACGAGAGATCACAGGTTTTAGCCGCAAAAACAGCCGCCATTTGCGGGCTTGACCTAGTACCTGTCGAATTTAAAAAGTTCCCTGACGGAGAGCTTTATTTAAAGACAGGTAAGAGGGATGAAAAGACTGTAATCATTGCAAGCATCACTGACAGCGATTCTTTTATCCAGACACTTCTTCTTGCAGACGCATGTGAGGAGTCAGAAATAACACTTGTTATTCCTTACATGGGATATGCACGACAGGATAAGAAGTTCAATGACGGAGAAGCTGTCAGTGCAAGAGCGGTTGCAAGGGCGCTTTCACAGAATGTTTCAAAGATATACACGATTAATACACATGAAAAGGAGAATCTGTCATTTTTCAAAGTCCCTGCAGAGGACTTAACACTTGCTCCATATATGTGCAGATACATAGAGACCTTAAATCTTAAAGAGCCGTTAATTATTGCACCTGATGCAGGAGCGGCCGCATTTGCAAAGTCTGTAGCCGCTGAGATGGACTTTGACTGCGACCACCTACAAAAAACAAGGCTTTCCGGAACAGAGGTTACAATGCAGCCAAAAGATCTTGATGTGAATGAAAGAAGTGTGGTAATTGTTGACGACATCATCTCAACCGGCGCTACACTTGCAAATGCCGCCGCGATGCTTAAAAATCAGGGAGCCGCGGAGGTTCATACAGCATGTGTTCACGGGGTTTTTGCCGCCGGCGGATTTGCAAAGCTCTTTTCAGCAGGTCTTGCATCTCTTGCATCAAGTGATACAATCGAATCTGCTTCAAGCAAAATTTCGGCTGACGAATGCATAAAAAAAGCAATACTTGGATAA
- a CDS encoding NOB1 family endonuclease has protein sequence MPEKTPVKILDSSFFFLDIPMDGEFAIPHAVEEELKDIRAKSKLEALKAQGLIVCEPSEESRKKAVEASEKSGDIQVISSTDTDVIALALELGGSVVTDDFALSNTAQTLGLKVYPLQMRAAKKRRWKYRCTGCRKLHDSLGECDVCGALIKRMYK, from the coding sequence ATGCCTGAAAAAACGCCTGTTAAGATACTTGATTCATCCTTTTTTTTCCTCGATATACCGATGGATGGTGAATTTGCAATTCCTCATGCGGTTGAAGAGGAGCTAAAAGATATAAGAGCAAAGTCAAAGCTTGAAGCATTAAAGGCACAGGGTCTTATTGTCTGTGAGCCCTCAGAAGAGTCCAGAAAAAAAGCAGTTGAGGCTTCTGAAAAATCAGGAGATATTCAGGTTATATCCTCAACTGACACAGATGTGATTGCACTTGCACTTGAGCTTGGCGGAAGCGTTGTTACAGACGACTTTGCTCTTTCTAATACTGCACAGACACTGGGACTTAAAGTATATCCGCTTCAGATGCGTGCGGCTAAAAAAAGGAGATGGAAATACCGGTGCACAGGGTGCAGGAAACTTCACGATTCATTAGGTGAATGTGATGTCTGCGGAGCTTTGATCAAAAGAATGTATAAGTGA